One region of Hoeflea sp. 108 genomic DNA includes:
- a CDS encoding DUF1192 domain-containing protein, producing MALFDDDPKKKPLAHEIGQDLSLLSVGELNERIALLRSEIARLEAELGVKGSTKSAAEALFKRN from the coding sequence ATGGCGCTGTTCGACGACGACCCCAAGAAGAAGCCCCTTGCCCACGAGATCGGCCAGGACCTATCGCTGCTTTCGGTCGGCGAACTGAACGAGCGTATTGCCCTGCTGCGCAGCGAGATCGCGCGGCTCGAGGCCGAGCTTGGGGTCAAGGGCTCGACCAAATCGGCAGCCGAGGCGCTGTTCAAGCGCAACTGA
- a CDS encoding HAMP domain-containing sensor histidine kinase, giving the protein MISPLSNPRILSLSLWLAALAAFIAVSVETSRTRMADELEVTGRTLHRLISQRVAQHDAHLTTLIALSSGAEPASDGAVRQVMESISRFYPRITWLALVSLEPDGVASGAAGAEQGSAVPGGLEASQPAGVTASGVAVREAVDVPPGGGVDLAPLGGNIAAQVRGRPSVYAAGAGRYLLAKRAPEPSDHAVVLMIDAAKLVEPEERPDFAHLRISLDGDELVDLPAEASVGPGVSWLVPPHFEKVIDGEGQRLLLSLDRSLPLAALVPPGRFLGFAVVAGLLAAALSFGLGQRAEVKRSELAAREAEERLYVQERETRLAHASRVNAMGELASGIAHELTQPLTALLSRSQAALRLSRADRPDMAMISQALDVNVREAKRAGEMLKRMRDYASNKAPERALQDLNAIVAEVVALTRTDLERRGVALVLELGEPAPEAVVDAIEMEQVLHNLIRNAAEATGSGGVVTIATGRAGREAKVVVSDDGPGIPAEVLPKLFTPFFTTKADGMGLGLSLCASLVERVDGRIAAENGARGARFTVSLPLARSGGASATESNG; this is encoded by the coding sequence GTGATCTCACCCCTCTCCAATCCCCGCATCCTCTCTCTCTCGCTTTGGCTGGCCGCACTGGCGGCTTTCATCGCCGTGTCGGTGGAGACGTCGCGGACGCGGATGGCGGACGAGCTGGAGGTGACGGGGCGGACCTTGCACCGGCTGATCTCGCAGCGGGTGGCGCAGCATGATGCGCATCTGACCACGCTGATCGCCTTGTCGAGCGGGGCCGAGCCTGCGTCCGACGGAGCCGTACGGCAGGTGATGGAGAGCATTTCGCGGTTTTATCCGCGCATTACCTGGTTGGCGCTGGTTTCGCTTGAGCCGGATGGAGTGGCGAGTGGTGCCGCAGGCGCGGAGCAGGGATCGGCCGTACCCGGCGGTTTGGAGGCATCGCAGCCAGCCGGCGTCACCGCTTCGGGCGTTGCGGTGCGCGAGGCGGTGGATGTGCCACCAGGCGGTGGCGTCGATCTGGCGCCCCTGGGAGGAAACATCGCCGCGCAGGTGAGGGGCAGGCCGAGTGTTTATGCCGCTGGCGCGGGGCGCTATCTCCTGGCCAAGCGCGCGCCGGAGCCTTCCGACCACGCGGTGGTGCTGATGATCGATGCGGCGAAGCTTGTGGAGCCGGAGGAGCGGCCTGATTTTGCGCATCTCAGGATCAGCCTTGATGGCGACGAGCTGGTGGATTTGCCGGCCGAGGCGTCGGTTGGGCCTGGGGTGTCGTGGCTTGTGCCGCCACATTTCGAGAAGGTGATCGACGGCGAGGGGCAACGGCTATTGTTGTCGCTCGACCGGTCGTTGCCGTTGGCGGCGCTGGTACCGCCGGGGCGGTTCTTGGGCTTTGCCGTGGTGGCGGGCTTGTTGGCTGCGGCCTTGAGCTTTGGGCTCGGGCAGCGGGCTGAGGTGAAGCGCTCCGAGCTTGCGGCGCGCGAGGCCGAGGAGCGGCTCTACGTTCAGGAGCGGGAGACGCGTCTTGCGCACGCCTCGCGCGTCAATGCCATGGGCGAGCTGGCGTCGGGCATCGCGCATGAGCTGACGCAGCCGCTGACCGCACTTCTCAGCCGCAGCCAGGCGGCGCTCCGGCTGTCGCGGGCGGATAGGCCCGACATGGCGATGATTTCGCAGGCGCTCGACGTCAATGTGCGCGAAGCCAAGCGCGCTGGCGAGATGCTGAAGCGGATGCGCGATTATGCCTCCAACAAGGCGCCCGAGCGGGCACTGCAGGACCTGAATGCCATCGTCGCCGAGGTGGTGGCGCTGACCCGCACCGATCTCGAGCGACGCGGGGTGGCGCTGGTGCTGGAGCTTGGCGAGCCCGCGCCTGAGGCGGTGGTCGATGCCATCGAGATGGAACAGGTGCTGCACAATCTGATCCGCAATGCGGCGGAGGCGACGGGGTCGGGCGGGGTGGTGACGATCGCCACTGGGCGGGCTGGGCGCGAGGCGAAGGTTGTCGTCAGCGACGACGGACCGGGGATCCCTGCCGAGGTGCTGCCAAAACTGTTCACGCCGTTCTTCACCACCAAAGCCGACGGGATGGGGCTGGGACTGTCCTTGTGCGCATCGCTGGTGGAACGCGTGGACGGGCGGATCGCGGCGGAGAACGGGGCGCGGGGAGCGCGGTTCACGGTGAGTTTGCCGTTGGCAAGGAGCGGCGGAGCGTCGGCCACGGAGAGCAACGGATGA
- a CDS encoding NAD(P)H-quinone oxidoreductase produces the protein MANAAKLPAKMLAVAITQPGGPRVLKAEKRDLPELGTGEILIRVHAAGVNRPDVQQRKGAYPAPSGASDLPGLEVAGEVAALGDGVSRWRIGDQVCALTPGGGYAEYARVHETNALPLPAGFTYTEAAAVPETFFTVWHNVFERGALKAGETLLVHGGSSGIGTTAIQLASAFGAYVIVTAGSDDKCAACLKLGADRAINYKNEDFVQAVKEATDGKGANVILDMVGGDYVGRNYNAAAVDGRIVQIATQGGAVASTDFSKLMVKRLTHTGSTLRPRTTEFKGAIAAALEAQVWPLLAVRRVAPVMDMIFPLKEAWRAHERMEEGEHIGKIVLDVG, from the coding sequence ATGGCCAACGCTGCCAAACTTCCGGCGAAAATGCTCGCGGTGGCGATCACGCAACCGGGCGGACCGCGCGTGCTCAAGGCGGAAAAGCGCGACCTGCCGGAACTGGGCACCGGCGAGATCCTGATCCGCGTGCATGCAGCCGGCGTCAACCGGCCCGACGTGCAGCAGCGCAAGGGCGCCTATCCCGCACCTTCAGGCGCCTCCGACCTGCCGGGTCTCGAGGTCGCGGGCGAGGTGGCAGCGCTTGGCGACGGTGTCAGTCGCTGGCGCATCGGAGACCAGGTCTGCGCCCTGACCCCTGGCGGAGGTTATGCCGAATATGCCAGGGTGCATGAGACCAACGCGCTGCCGCTGCCGGCGGGCTTCACCTACACGGAAGCAGCGGCGGTGCCCGAGACCTTCTTCACCGTCTGGCACAATGTGTTCGAACGCGGTGCGCTCAAGGCCGGCGAGACGCTGCTGGTTCATGGCGGTTCGTCGGGCATCGGCACCACTGCGATCCAGCTTGCCTCGGCCTTCGGCGCCTATGTGATCGTCACTGCCGGTTCGGACGACAAGTGCGCTGCCTGCCTCAAGCTCGGAGCCGACCGGGCGATCAACTACAAGAACGAGGATTTCGTCCAGGCGGTGAAGGAAGCCACCGACGGCAAGGGCGCCAACGTCATCCTCGACATGGTCGGCGGCGACTATGTCGGCCGCAACTACAATGCCGCCGCCGTCGACGGCCGCATCGTCCAGATCGCGACGCAGGGCGGGGCGGTGGCAAGCACCGATTTCTCCAAGCTGATGGTCAAGCGCCTGACCCATACCGGCTCGACACTCAGGCCGCGCACCACCGAGTTCAAGGGCGCAATCGCTGCAGCGCTCGAGGCCCAGGTCTGGCCGCTGCTCGCTGTCCGCCGCGTTGCCCCGGTCATGGACATGATCTTCCCGCTCAAGGAAGCCTGGCGCGCGCATGAGCGCATGGAAGAGGGGGAGCACATCGGCAAGATCGTGCTCGATGTGGGGTGA
- a CDS encoding class I SAM-dependent methyltransferase, whose protein sequence is MASSFNVQDAAGYEQLMGRWSRKLAVPFIDFAGLADGEKVLDVGCGTGSLTFALAKAANLSAITAIDFSPVFVAAAQARNSDPRINISQADACALPFDDNDFDRALALLVLHFVPEAPRAIAEMARVTRPGGVVAATVWDHYGGMPGMRMVVDTLATQSEAGRQLRARYCFQPMMQPGEMKAAFAAQGLSGVEETQLLQRMDYADFADLWAPIGAGEGPIGKFVATLDQADKARTEAAVRDAYEAGRPDGPRSFANIAWAVRGTVS, encoded by the coding sequence ATGGCATCAAGCTTCAACGTGCAGGACGCGGCCGGCTATGAGCAGCTGATGGGCCGCTGGAGCCGAAAGCTCGCGGTTCCGTTCATCGATTTTGCCGGGCTTGCCGATGGCGAAAAGGTGCTCGACGTCGGCTGCGGCACCGGCAGTCTGACCTTCGCGCTGGCCAAGGCTGCAAACCTCAGCGCAATCACGGCAATCGACTTCTCGCCGGTCTTTGTTGCCGCAGCACAGGCGCGCAACTCAGATCCGCGCATAAACATCAGCCAGGCCGATGCCTGCGCGCTGCCCTTTGACGACAACGACTTCGACCGTGCGCTGGCGCTTTTGGTGCTGCATTTCGTGCCAGAGGCGCCCAGAGCGATCGCGGAGATGGCCAGGGTGACGCGGCCGGGCGGCGTGGTCGCGGCCACTGTGTGGGACCACTATGGCGGCATGCCCGGCATGCGCATGGTGGTCGACACCCTTGCCACACAAAGCGAAGCCGGCCGGCAGTTGCGCGCCCGCTATTGCTTCCAGCCGATGATGCAGCCGGGCGAGATGAAGGCGGCCTTCGCAGCGCAGGGACTGTCAGGCGTCGAGGAAACGCAGCTTTTGCAGCGCATGGACTATGCCGACTTCGCCGATCTCTGGGCGCCCATCGGCGCGGGCGAAGGCCCGATCGGCAAGTTTGTCGCCACGCTCGACCAAGCGGACAAGGCGCGTACGGAGGCGGCCGTACGGGATGCCTATGAGGCCGGTCGGCCCGACGGCCCGCGCTCCTTCGCCAACATCGCCTGGGCCGTGCGCGGCACCGTCAGCTGA